A genomic stretch from Oscillospiraceae bacterium includes:
- a CDS encoding glycoside hydrolase family 2 TIM barrel-domain containing protein has protein sequence MKIMRTEYPRPQFCRSAWRNLNGEWDFEFDFGDSGEARGLLEKKYSQKINVPFCPESKLSGIAYTDFMNAVWYRRTLKLSKDELSGRVLLHFGAVDYEATVWLNGALVGTHKGGYASFALEITKFAKEGENTLVLRARDDNRNAKQPRGKQSALYASHGCDYTRTTGIWQTVWLEFLPDTYMSGVRVFTNYKNGAVGIELSIDGCKKDLVARATASLEGKTVATAEQPCINGVTRLDFTVENPKLWAPGSPTLYDVKYELIRAGKVIDTADGYFGIRTVETRGHGLYLNGKPLFMRTVLDQGFWPDGIYTAPTDEALKRDIELSQAIGFNGARLHQRVFEERWLYWADKMGYIVWGEHANWGMDHNADGIGIFLPEWLEIIRRDFSHPAIIGWCPFNETWDRRGKQQDDNLLRIVYLATKAYDPTRPCIDTSGNYHVVTDLYDIHDYEQKKEVYDARYRGTAYDDLYENFPKRQQKNGTPFWISEFGGARWAPGRNDGWGYGDAPKSDMEVAERFDYLTAALQSNPEIVGYCYTQMTDIEQEQNGLYAYDRSKKFSDEAYEIIRKANLRISEFEKC, from the coding sequence ATGAAAATTATGCGTACCGAATATCCGAGACCGCAGTTTTGCCGGTCTGCCTGGCGAAACCTGAACGGGGAGTGGGACTTTGAGTTTGACTTCGGCGACAGCGGCGAAGCCAGAGGCCTGCTCGAGAAAAAGTATTCCCAAAAAATCAACGTGCCTTTCTGCCCCGAGTCCAAACTCTCGGGCATTGCATATACCGACTTTATGAACGCGGTCTGGTACCGGCGCACCTTAAAGCTTTCCAAGGACGAGCTTTCGGGTCGCGTTCTGCTGCACTTCGGCGCGGTGGACTACGAAGCCACGGTATGGCTCAACGGCGCGCTTGTCGGCACACACAAAGGCGGTTATGCCTCCTTTGCGCTCGAAATCACCAAGTTTGCCAAAGAAGGCGAAAACACCCTCGTCTTGCGTGCACGGGACGACAACCGCAACGCAAAACAGCCGCGTGGTAAGCAGAGTGCACTTTATGCCTCCCACGGCTGCGACTATACCCGCACGACCGGCATCTGGCAGACCGTCTGGCTGGAATTTTTGCCCGACACTTATATGTCCGGCGTTCGGGTCTTCACCAATTATAAAAACGGGGCGGTCGGCATCGAGCTTTCGATCGACGGCTGCAAAAAAGACCTGGTCGCCCGCGCTACGGCTTCCCTCGAAGGCAAAACCGTCGCAACCGCCGAACAGCCCTGCATCAACGGCGTCACCCGCCTTGATTTTACGGTCGAGAACCCCAAGCTCTGGGCACCCGGCAGCCCGACGCTGTATGACGTCAAATACGAACTGATCCGCGCCGGCAAAGTCATCGACACCGCTGACGGTTATTTCGGTATCCGCACGGTCGAAACCCGCGGCCACGGCCTGTATCTCAACGGCAAGCCGCTGTTCATGCGCACGGTGCTTGACCAGGGCTTCTGGCCGGACGGCATCTACACCGCCCCGACCGACGAAGCGCTCAAACGCGACATCGAACTCTCACAGGCCATCGGCTTCAACGGCGCCCGCCTGCACCAGCGCGTGTTTGAGGAACGCTGGCTGTATTGGGCGGACAAGATGGGCTATATCGTTTGGGGCGAACATGCCAACTGGGGTATGGATCACAATGCCGACGGCATCGGTATCTTTTTACCCGAATGGCTCGAAATCATCCGTCGTGACTTTTCGCATCCGGCCATCATCGGCTGGTGTCCGTTTAACGAGACCTGGGATCGCAGAGGCAAACAGCAGGACGACAATCTGCTGCGCATCGTCTATCTGGCCACCAAGGCCTATGACCCGACCCGACCCTGCATCGACACCAGCGGCAACTACCATGTCGTCACCGACCTGTATGATATCCATGACTACGAACAGAAAAAAGAGGTCTATGACGCGCGTTACCGCGGCACGGCATATGACGACCTCTACGAAAATTTCCCCAAACGCCAGCAAAAAAACGGCACGCCGTTCTGGATCAGCGAATTCGGCGGCGCACGTTGGGCGCCGGGACGCAACGATGGCTGGGGATACGGCGACGCCCCCAAATCCGACATGGAAGTGGCCGAGCGATTTGACTATCTGACCGCAGCGCTCCAGTCCAATCCGGAAATCGTGGGCTATTGCTACACCCAAATGACCGATATCGAACAGGAGCAAAACGGCCTGTACGCCTACGACCGCTCGAAAAAATTCTCTGACGAGGCCTATGAGATCATCCGCAAGGCCAACCTGAGAATCTCGGAGTTTGAGAAATGTTAG
- a CDS encoding YhbY family RNA-binding protein encodes MNSKERARLRAAANTIETILQIGKGGIVENVVTQANDALEARELIKGCVLETGPVTATEAAAILAEKTNSEVVQVIGRRFVLYRKNKDK; translated from the coding sequence ATGAATTCCAAAGAACGGGCGCGGCTGCGTGCCGCGGCAAACACCATCGAGACCATCCTGCAAATCGGCAAGGGCGGCATCGTCGAAAACGTCGTCACCCAAGCCAACGACGCACTCGAAGCCAGAGAACTCATCAAGGGCTGCGTACTCGAGACCGGTCCGGTCACGGCTACCGAAGCGGCGGCGATCTTAGCGGAAAAGACGAATTCGGAAGTCGTTCAGGTCATCGGTCGCCGGTTTGTGCTGTACCGCAAAAATAAGGACAAATAG
- a CDS encoding phosphate propanoyltransferase has protein sequence MKVLVETSARHVHVTKEALETLFGKGHELTIKKMLSQPGEFACEERVDVIGPKNTIKGISILGPCRKATQVELSLTDARTVGIAAPVRESGDTAGTPGCKLVGPAGELEIPEGVIAAKRHIHLTTKDANEAGVVNQQIVSVKIESKGRSLTFGDVVIRVRDTFAPAMHIDTDESNAACAFGEVYGEIIK, from the coding sequence ATGAAAGTCCTCGTCGAAACTTCCGCACGCCATGTACACGTCACCAAAGAAGCGCTCGAAACCCTGTTCGGAAAGGGCCATGAGCTCACCATAAAGAAAATGCTCTCCCAGCCGGGCGAGTTTGCCTGTGAAGAGCGAGTCGATGTCATCGGCCCGAAAAACACTATTAAGGGCATCTCGATTCTCGGACCCTGCCGCAAGGCCACTCAGGTGGAACTTTCGCTGACCGACGCCAGAACCGTCGGCATTGCCGCTCCCGTGCGTGAATCGGGCGATACTGCCGGAACACCGGGCTGCAAACTGGTCGGACCTGCCGGCGAGCTTGAGATTCCCGAGGGCGTGATCGCCGCCAAGCGCCACATCCATCTGACCACCAAAGATGCCAACGAAGCCGGTGTTGTCAATCAGCAGATTGTCTCGGTCAAAATTGAGAGCAAAGGCCGCTCGCTGACTTTTGGCGACGTGGTCATCCGCGTGCGCGATACTTTTGCCCCGGCGATGCACATCGACACCGACGAGTCCAATGCGGCCTGCGCGTTCGGCGAGGTCTACGGCGAAATTATTAAGTGA
- a CDS encoding EpsG family protein, which translates to MLVYYINLILIVGLGIALTYKKPTKLKNGIYLTVTFGYMWLLSYFRFGIGFDYDSYATLLDLQKSRIDGGMSIFNLTGEGQEAGYVLIENICAKLNIGYVTLYGILAAFMLLSAAVFIYRFSKNVWISTFIYVTLTFFYSTLNYMRQSLALAIAFWAFGFLYKKKDSIKAWILNFIPYALIILLAATMHKAALLMLPVYFFVWLRPKKWVLLAYAVFFGLVHIFYNQLLELGYTYIYPQYRDTYYMNPLGAHFLIIPILFCVLALSLQNILYKKDERSVVLVNLVTYGFLFWSFVVRSMLLERFSAFLYFAVILLAAEIYSAFAPAPGELETCNAELKTLRAQGAAKNKLKQATEKLEELKLARVLSAAGLVIVLTAVFVYHQFGTTDGNTGFHGVFPYKSNVAWIEKFNGQLDKDPVWWGDWEKENYNPQ; encoded by the coding sequence ATGTTAGTTTACTACATCAACCTGATCCTGATCGTCGGTCTGGGCATCGCGCTGACATATAAAAAGCCGACCAAGCTCAAGAACGGCATCTACCTGACGGTCACGTTCGGGTATATGTGGCTGCTCTCGTACTTCCGGTTCGGCATCGGCTTCGACTACGACAGCTATGCCACCCTGCTTGATCTTCAAAAATCCCGAATTGACGGCGGCATGAGCATTTTCAACCTTACCGGCGAGGGGCAGGAGGCCGGCTATGTGCTGATCGAGAACATCTGCGCCAAGTTAAACATCGGTTATGTCACACTGTACGGTATACTGGCGGCATTCATGTTGTTGTCGGCGGCGGTATTCATTTACCGGTTTTCCAAAAACGTCTGGATCTCGACGTTTATCTATGTCACGCTGACGTTCTTCTACTCTACGCTCAACTACATGCGCCAGAGCTTGGCCTTGGCAATCGCTTTCTGGGCATTCGGATTCCTGTATAAAAAGAAGGATTCAATCAAAGCGTGGATTTTAAATTTCATCCCGTATGCGTTGATTATTCTCCTTGCGGCGACGATGCATAAGGCCGCGTTGTTAATGCTGCCGGTCTATTTCTTCGTCTGGCTCCGCCCGAAAAAGTGGGTTTTGCTCGCATATGCGGTGTTCTTCGGACTGGTTCACATTTTCTACAATCAGTTGTTGGAACTCGGCTATACCTATATCTACCCGCAGTACCGCGACACCTACTACATGAATCCGCTGGGCGCGCATTTTCTAATCATCCCGATCCTGTTCTGCGTATTGGCGCTGTCTTTGCAAAATATTCTCTACAAAAAAGACGAGCGCAGCGTGGTGCTGGTCAATCTGGTCACCTATGGTTTCCTGTTCTGGAGTTTCGTTGTCCGCTCAATGCTGTTGGAGCGCTTTTCCGCCTTCCTGTATTTCGCCGTCATCCTGTTGGCAGCCGAGATTTACAGCGCCTTTGCACCCGCGCCCGGCGAACTTGAGACCTGCAATGCGGAACTCAAGACATTGCGCGCGCAGGGAGCTGCCAAAAACAAACTTAAACAGGCCACCGAGAAACTCGAAGAACTCAAACTCGCGCGGGTGCTCTCGGCAGCGGGGCTGGTCATCGTTTTAACTGCGGTGTTCGTCTATCACCAGTTCGGAACAACCGACGGCAACACCGGATTTCACGGTGTCTTCCCGTATAAATCCAACGTCGCCTGGATCGAAAAGTTCAACGGCCAGCTTGATAAAGACCCCGTCTGGTGGGGTGACTGGGAGAAGGAAAATTACAATCCGCAGTAA
- the nadD gene encoding nicotinate (nicotinamide) nucleotide adenylyltransferase, whose product MAGTGIFGGSFDPIHEGHRKLALEAVRQLGLDRLIVIPAANSPFKVGQKRASDTDRLAMCRLAFTDCPVIEVSDLEIRRGGVSYTYLTLKELAEPNEKLYLLTGADMFLTVQNWKYAPLIAQDVFIVGVCRASGGHLEGTEYEALKKHADHLQALGFSVQLLPFEPLPVSSTEIRSRLKNNLSTEGFLSPPVRDYIFAHGLYGVK is encoded by the coding sequence ATGGCGGGCACTGGTATTTTCGGCGGCAGCTTTGACCCGATTCACGAAGGCCACCGCAAACTCGCGCTCGAAGCGGTCAGACAACTCGGTCTCGACCGCCTGATCGTGATTCCGGCTGCCAACTCACCGTTTAAAGTCGGCCAAAAACGCGCATCGGATACCGACCGCCTGGCGATGTGCAGGCTGGCCTTCACCGACTGCCCCGTAATCGAAGTCAGTGACCTCGAGATCAGGCGCGGCGGCGTCAGTTATACCTATCTGACGCTGAAAGAACTCGCCGAACCAAACGAAAAATTATACTTATTGACGGGTGCAGACATGTTCCTGACCGTTCAGAACTGGAAATACGCCCCCTTGATTGCGCAGGACGTCTTTATCGTCGGCGTATGCAGGGCGTCCGGCGGACACCTTGAGGGCACCGAGTATGAAGCGTTAAAAAAACACGCCGACCATTTGCAGGCGCTGGGTTTTTCGGTTCAGCTGCTGCCGTTCGAACCGCTCCCGGTCAGCTCCACCGAAATCCGCAGCCGTTTGAAAAACAACCTTTCCACGGAGGGTTTTTTATCGCCCCCTGTGCGAGATTATATCTTTGCCCATGGACTTTACGGCGTTAAATAA
- the rdgB gene encoding RdgB/HAM1 family non-canonical purine NTP pyrophosphatase produces MKIILATGNPGKAREFADLFGAYDIEITLPVSMPDVDENGETFAENARIKAKALYDICGETVLADDSGLCVDALDGRPGIYSARYAQPGKRRMKVLGELKDVAPKHRTARFVCTLCLIEKGGKITECAGTCEGHITDRSRGTSGFGYDPIFQPDGYSETFAELTQNVKNQISHRADAVRKLMKLLGAQQ; encoded by the coding sequence ATGAAAATTATTTTAGCCACCGGCAACCCAGGCAAAGCCCGTGAATTCGCCGACCTGTTTGGGGCATATGATATCGAAATCACACTTCCCGTATCCATGCCCGATGTCGATGAAAACGGCGAAACTTTCGCCGAAAACGCCCGTATCAAAGCAAAGGCGCTCTATGACATCTGCGGTGAAACTGTTTTAGCCGACGACAGCGGACTCTGCGTCGATGCGTTGGACGGCAGACCGGGCATTTATTCCGCCCGCTACGCCCAACCCGGCAAGCGCCGAATGAAGGTACTTGGCGAACTAAAAGATGTTGCACCCAAACACCGCACGGCGCGTTTTGTCTGCACTCTGTGCCTGATTGAAAAAGGCGGAAAAATCACCGAATGCGCAGGCACCTGCGAAGGGCATATCACCGACCGTTCGCGCGGCACCAGCGGCTTCGGATACGATCCGATTTTTCAACCGGACGGTTACAGCGAGACCTTTGCCGAACTGACCCAAAATGTAAAAAACCAAATCAGCCACCGTGCCGACGCCGTCAGAAAACTGATGAAACTGCTCGGTGCGCAACAATGA